Below is a window of Myxococcales bacterium DNA.
GATCACACCGCTTACGATCTTTCGAATGATTTTCGAGTCGTCGACCGTGAGAATCTTCATCCTGTACCTCTCGGCTTTCTTTGGTAGAAAAATTGTCCTTCACACTGCTTCATACTGAACTTCGTCATACATCCTTGAAGAGATTCTGATGCACCCACCATGAAACTTGCGTTGTCAATGAGCGTCTCGCCGATTCGCCCGACGATGTCGCGCTTCAAGTCCGCTGAGAAATAAATCAAGACGTTGCGGCACAATACAAGATCAAATTTCCCGAATGAGTCGAAGCTCTCGATCAGATTGAACTGTTTGAACGCGACCCTGGATTTGACTCGATCACAGAGCGAGTACACGCGCCCCGACTTTTCGAAGTAACGATCTCGCAAATCCGGTTCGAGTCCGCGACTGATCGAGAGTCCGTCGTAGCGGGCGGATATCGCGACAAACAGCGCCGATGGGGAAAGATCCGTTGCATGGATTTCAAACATTTCTTCCTTGACCCCGGGCGGTCCGGACTCTTTCAGGTACTCCAAAATCGTAAGCGCGACGGAATAAGGTTCCTGCCCGGTCGACGAAGCGGCCGACCAGATCCGTATCTTATTGCGCTCACCCGACTGCAACTGTTCGCAGAAACGAGGGAGCAGTGACTTCTGCAAGATGGTCCAGGGACCCGCATCGCGATACCAAAGCGTTTCGTTCGTCGTCATCGCGTCGATGATCTTGTCTCGCATCCCCGTGCGCTTGCCCTCGGTCACGGTGGTATAGAATTCACCGAACGATTCGCAGCCAGCTTCAATCACCAGAGTCGAGAGTCGGGTTTCTATCAGGTAACTCTTCTCGTCACCTACAGCGATTCCGCACT
It encodes the following:
- a CDS encoding protein-glutamate O-methyltransferase CheR, whose translation is MSDKMNLSKEEFEQLRDFVKKECGIAVGDEKSYLIETRLSTLVIEAGCESFGEFYTTVTEGKRTGMRDKIIDAMTTNETLWYRDAGPWTILQKSLLPRFCEQLQSGERNKIRIWSAASSTGQEPYSVALTILEYLKESGPPGVKEEMFEIHATDLSPSALFVAISARYDGLSISRGLEPDLRDRYFEKSGRVYSLCDRVKSRVAFKQFNLIESFDSFGKFDLVLCRNVLIYFSADLKRDIVGRIGETLIDNASFMVGASESLQGCMTKFSMKQCEGQFFYQRKPRGTG